The Caulifigura coniformis genome includes a region encoding these proteins:
- a CDS encoding sodium/solute symporter — MLYQPSTLAVIVFFAFVGVTLGLSFWLGRKAKSSAGYFAAHGEIPWFVNGVAFAGDYLSAASFLGICGMIAFYGYDGFLYSIGYLAGWIVALFVIAEPMKRLGKFTFADALDAKFGSRGIKLAAGVSTLVVSLFYLIPQMVGAGTLVKPLLGLPHWAGVVMVGAVVILIVTTAGMVSTTWVQFIKGALLVVLCSALTAMILVRGHRSDLPVDGEPKSRWFRTTALSSTDQTVFEENVRWPVTANSVQPLPATGAWADKPYARLPLADGRILVLRLSPDGKQVGVCQTSFVKDGVKFVNGRPQQLGEVDKATGKWDDTQKNDFDPVGEIVLPDSSKPVEAFLSPTAYISTLAKSDVVTWSKDKIVEEGTELTIFYPTLRKGEDVLVPGGSPTFAGIRSDELTNKLDFISLMLALFAGTASLPHILIRYYTVKDAHAARLSTVVGIFTIGFFYILTLYLGLAAMTSRVLDPTDSNMAAPLLAKSFGEFMFAAISAVAFTTVLGTVSGLILAASGAVAHDLLAHGFGVQMSDHEKIRIAKITAVVVGLVGIGLGIVFKDFNVTFLVGWAFNIAASANLPALVMLLFWPRTTKQGIIASVLVGMLSSLTWVLLSGPAMVNLYGMKATDALVPFSQPGLVTIPLGFATLVLVSLMTQPKHTTAAAA, encoded by the coding sequence ATGCTCTATCAACCTTCGACTCTCGCCGTCATCGTCTTCTTTGCCTTCGTGGGCGTGACGCTCGGCCTCAGTTTCTGGCTGGGCCGCAAAGCGAAATCGTCCGCCGGGTACTTCGCCGCCCACGGCGAAATTCCGTGGTTCGTCAACGGCGTCGCCTTCGCCGGCGATTATCTCTCGGCTGCGTCGTTCCTCGGCATCTGCGGAATGATCGCCTTCTACGGCTACGACGGGTTCCTGTACTCGATCGGCTACCTGGCCGGCTGGATCGTCGCCCTCTTCGTCATCGCCGAACCGATGAAGCGGCTCGGCAAGTTCACGTTCGCCGATGCGCTCGACGCGAAGTTCGGCTCACGTGGCATCAAGCTGGCGGCCGGCGTGAGCACACTCGTTGTGAGCCTCTTTTATCTCATCCCACAGATGGTCGGGGCGGGGACTCTCGTGAAGCCCTTGCTCGGGCTGCCGCACTGGGCGGGTGTGGTGATGGTCGGCGCGGTGGTGATCCTGATCGTGACGACTGCGGGGATGGTGTCGACGACGTGGGTGCAGTTCATCAAGGGGGCGCTGCTGGTGGTGCTGTGCAGCGCGCTGACGGCGATGATTCTGGTGCGAGGGCATCGAAGCGACTTGCCCGTCGACGGAGAACCGAAGTCTCGCTGGTTCAGGACAACGGCACTCAGCAGCACGGATCAAACGGTCTTCGAGGAAAATGTCCGCTGGCCCGTGACAGCGAATTCCGTTCAGCCGCTCCCTGCAACCGGCGCCTGGGCCGACAAGCCCTACGCGCGACTGCCGCTCGCCGATGGCCGTATTCTCGTGCTGCGTCTCAGCCCCGACGGGAAGCAGGTCGGCGTCTGTCAGACGTCGTTCGTCAAGGACGGGGTGAAGTTCGTCAATGGCCGCCCGCAACAGCTGGGAGAAGTCGACAAGGCCACGGGAAAGTGGGACGACACGCAAAAGAACGACTTCGATCCTGTCGGAGAGATCGTGCTTCCCGACTCCTCGAAACCCGTGGAGGCATTCCTCTCGCCAACCGCCTACATCTCGACGCTCGCCAAGAGCGACGTCGTGACCTGGAGCAAGGATAAGATTGTCGAGGAGGGAACCGAACTGACGATCTTCTACCCCACGCTCAGGAAAGGTGAGGACGTTCTCGTCCCCGGCGGCAGTCCCACTTTCGCCGGAATCAGGAGTGACGAGCTCACCAACAAGCTCGACTTTATCTCCCTGATGCTGGCCCTCTTCGCCGGCACCGCCTCGCTGCCGCACATCCTCATCCGCTACTACACGGTGAAGGACGCGCATGCCGCGCGGCTGAGTACCGTCGTCGGCATCTTCACGATCGGGTTCTTTTACATCCTCACCCTCTACCTCGGCCTGGCCGCGATGACGAGCCGCGTCCTCGATCCGACCGATTCCAACATGGCCGCCCCGCTGCTCGCCAAGAGCTTCGGCGAATTCATGTTCGCAGCGATCTCGGCCGTCGCGTTCACCACCGTGCTGGGGACCGTGAGCGGCCTGATCCTGGCGGCGAGCGGCGCCGTCGCGCACGACCTCCTGGCTCATGGCTTCGGCGTGCAGATGAGCGATCACGAGAAGATCCGCATCGCCAAGATCACGGCCGTGGTCGTCGGGCTGGTCGGCATTGGTCTCGGCATCGTTTTCAAGGATTTCAACGTCACGTTCCTGGTCGGCTGGGCGTTCAACATCGCCGCCAGCGCCAACCTGCCGGCACTCGTGATGCTGCTCTTCTGGCCGCGCACGACGAAGCAGGGAATCATCGCGTCGGTCCTCGTCGGCATGCTGTCGTCGCTGACGTGGGTGCTGCTGAGCGGACCGGCCATGGTGAACCTGTACGGCATGAAGGCGACAGACGCCCTGGTCCCGTTCAGCCAGCCGGGGCTCGTCACGATTCCTCTGGGGTTCGCGACGCTCGTGCTCGTTTCGCTGATGACGCAGCCGAAGCACACGACCGCCGCGGCCGCGTGA
- a CDS encoding DUF485 domain-containing protein: MSSNVSPIGLKLFLLYLAAYGVFVALNAFWPDVMKTPAIAGVNLAIVYGFGLIVGAFVLAVIYAVASGDKGQT, encoded by the coding sequence ATGTCGTCGAATGTGAGCCCGATCGGGCTGAAACTGTTCCTGCTCTATCTCGCCGCGTACGGCGTGTTCGTCGCGCTGAACGCGTTCTGGCCGGACGTCATGAAGACGCCCGCCATCGCGGGGGTGAACCTGGCGATCGTGTACGGATTCGGGCTGATTGTCGGCGCGTTCGTGCTGGCTGTGATTTACGCCGTCGCGAGTGGAGACAAAGGGCAAACCTAG
- a CDS encoding sulfatase family protein: MTVCPEIMTAIPTAPQRDGGLPVRRTPGLRATILSFVWVLVGLCGGSTFAAGPKPNIVYILCDDLGYGDVRCLNSDGKIATPRMDALARDGMVFTDAHSGSAVCTPTRYGVMTGRYAWRSRLQSGVLGGLSPSLIEPGRLTVASLLKDHGYHTACVGKWHLGVDWVKLDGKDVNPLSIETPKQVHNVDYSSPFANGPLANGFDEYFGISASLDMVPYTFLRGDRVEVLPTVDKAFAMMHGREGGKTRLGPAAPEFEDEHVLPALTKETIRIVESQAAAAKSGKPFFIYLPLASPHTPIAPTAEWRGKSGLNPYADFVMQTDHCIGQIVDAIDKAGLKENTLIVVTSDNGCSPQAKFDELLAKGHNPSDVFRGTKADIFEGGHHIPFLVRWPARVKAGTETDQTVWLGDFMATCAELVGAPLPENAGEDSVSYLAVLEGRATGPVHEAVVHHSINGSFAIRQGEWKLAVCPDSGGWSAPRPNNPQASKGLPDVQLFNLKDEIGEQTNLQDAHPEVVKKLRALLEKYIADGRSTPGAPQKNAVEVKLVK; this comes from the coding sequence ATGACAGTCTGTCCAGAAATCATGACGGCGATTCCGACGGCCCCCCAGCGCGACGGGGGCTTGCCTGTTCGGCGGACTCCCGGCCTCCGCGCCACGATCCTGTCCTTCGTCTGGGTGCTCGTCGGGCTCTGCGGCGGTTCGACGTTTGCCGCCGGTCCGAAGCCCAACATCGTCTACATCCTGTGTGACGATCTCGGCTACGGGGATGTTCGCTGCCTGAACTCCGATGGCAAGATCGCGACCCCCCGGATGGATGCCCTGGCCCGGGACGGGATGGTGTTCACGGACGCCCATTCAGGCTCGGCGGTGTGCACTCCCACTCGCTATGGCGTCATGACCGGCCGCTATGCATGGCGGTCCCGGCTGCAGTCCGGCGTCCTGGGGGGGCTCAGCCCGAGCCTCATCGAGCCAGGCCGCCTGACCGTGGCGTCGCTGCTGAAGGACCACGGCTACCACACGGCGTGCGTGGGGAAATGGCACCTTGGAGTCGATTGGGTGAAGCTCGATGGGAAGGATGTTAACCCGCTGAGCATCGAGACCCCGAAGCAGGTGCACAACGTCGACTATTCCAGCCCGTTCGCCAACGGCCCGCTCGCGAACGGGTTTGACGAGTATTTCGGAATCAGCGCCTCGCTCGACATGGTTCCCTACACGTTCCTGAGGGGAGATCGCGTGGAGGTCCTTCCGACCGTCGACAAGGCCTTCGCGATGATGCACGGGCGCGAAGGGGGCAAAACCCGGCTCGGGCCGGCCGCTCCCGAGTTTGAAGATGAGCATGTCCTTCCAGCGCTCACGAAGGAGACCATCCGCATCGTGGAGTCACAGGCGGCTGCCGCGAAAAGTGGAAAGCCGTTCTTCATCTACCTGCCGCTGGCGTCCCCGCACACGCCGATCGCGCCGACGGCCGAATGGCGGGGAAAGAGCGGGCTGAACCCCTACGCCGACTTTGTCATGCAGACGGATCACTGCATCGGCCAGATCGTCGACGCCATCGACAAGGCGGGGTTGAAAGAGAACACGCTGATTGTCGTCACCAGTGACAACGGCTGCTCGCCGCAGGCCAAGTTCGATGAATTGCTCGCGAAGGGACACAACCCGAGCGACGTCTTCCGCGGCACCAAGGCCGACATCTTTGAAGGAGGCCACCATATTCCATTTCTCGTACGCTGGCCCGCCCGCGTGAAAGCCGGGACTGAGACTGACCAGACGGTGTGGCTTGGCGACTTCATGGCCACCTGCGCGGAGCTCGTCGGGGCGCCGCTGCCGGAGAACGCCGGTGAGGATAGCGTCAGCTACCTGGCGGTCCTGGAAGGACGGGCGACGGGCCCTGTGCATGAAGCGGTCGTCCACCATTCGATCAACGGCTCGTTCGCGATCCGGCAGGGAGAGTGGAAGCTGGCTGTCTGCCCCGATTCCGGGGGCTGGAGCGCTCCCAGGCCGAACAACCCGCAGGCGTCGAAGGGGCTCCCGGACGTGCAGCTGTTCAACCTGAAGGACGAGATCGGAGAGCAGACGAACCTTCAGGACGCGCATCCCGAGGTGGTGAAGAAGCTGCGGGCACTGCTGGAGAAATACATCGCTGACGGCCGGAGCACTCCCGGGGCGCCTCAGAAGAACGCCGTCGAGGTGAAGCTCGTCAAATAG
- a CDS encoding HEAT repeat domain-containing protein, which translates to MQFPSRYALLVCGPLSIWGLGCSAVTSRPVAHAGPAISNTDRLLSMAQVYEQKGQLQQAHKLYCQVLQENPNHAVAREHATDLMAAISNVQSAKDPSAQPELAVSAESTPTGVNVSSIPQAPTDPALVGKQGRKILSDEEVAARIPKPRAYAKAAPARKPDVATVTHQETKTGAVTTAEQLDEMPPATTVMVIEQPITVVEAPAPIELPAVEPLPVNTTTAIPLTISEPVMVASEPALIAVQTPQEPAVLTVEAAPILTVVEAAAPATIVVESAPATTWVKSSLTRLCPNAPEQFQSHLATLNAADPEARKAAIEEIASHGRAAIPCLPAIRACLNDADPLVQAHAAWAMWTITGQSSESIRCLTAVLECSQEEAVVFACYVLGSMGPQAQAAAPTLARLQDDDSTAIRVHASEAMLKVSGDATLAVQVLKASLASHRPDERCLAAVALGSAKGAERQSAVSSLIAALYDADASVRCSAALALGGFGPEAQAATSALEVAASATDLETREAATTALACIRK; encoded by the coding sequence ATGCAATTCCCGTCTCGGTATGCGCTTCTGGTCTGTGGACCACTCTCGATCTGGGGCCTGGGCTGCTCCGCCGTCACCAGCCGGCCGGTGGCCCATGCCGGCCCGGCCATCAGCAACACCGATCGCCTGCTGAGCATGGCGCAGGTGTACGAGCAGAAAGGGCAGCTGCAGCAGGCCCACAAGCTGTACTGCCAGGTGCTGCAGGAGAATCCGAACCATGCGGTCGCCCGCGAGCACGCGACCGACCTGATGGCCGCCATCAGCAACGTGCAGTCGGCCAAGGATCCGTCGGCACAGCCGGAGCTGGCCGTAAGTGCCGAGTCGACGCCGACCGGCGTGAACGTTTCTTCGATTCCCCAGGCACCAACCGACCCGGCGCTGGTGGGAAAGCAGGGTCGCAAGATCCTGAGCGATGAAGAAGTCGCAGCCCGGATTCCGAAGCCGCGTGCCTACGCCAAGGCCGCGCCCGCCCGGAAACCTGACGTGGCGACCGTCACGCACCAGGAAACCAAGACCGGCGCCGTGACCACCGCCGAGCAGCTTGATGAGATGCCGCCAGCGACGACGGTGATGGTGATCGAGCAGCCGATCACGGTCGTCGAAGCTCCGGCGCCGATCGAGCTTCCTGCCGTCGAACCGCTGCCGGTCAACACCACGACGGCAATTCCGCTCACCATTTCCGAGCCGGTGATGGTCGCCTCGGAGCCTGCCCTGATCGCCGTGCAGACCCCGCAGGAACCTGCGGTGCTCACGGTGGAAGCGGCGCCGATCCTGACCGTCGTCGAAGCCGCTGCTCCAGCGACGATCGTCGTCGAATCGGCCCCGGCGACGACGTGGGTCAAGTCATCGCTCACGCGGCTTTGCCCCAACGCACCTGAACAGTTCCAGTCACATCTCGCGACGCTGAACGCGGCCGATCCGGAAGCACGCAAGGCGGCGATTGAAGAGATCGCCAGTCATGGCCGCGCCGCGATCCCCTGCCTGCCGGCGATCCGCGCCTGTCTGAACGACGCCGATCCGCTGGTGCAGGCTCATGCAGCCTGGGCGATGTGGACGATCACGGGTCAGTCAAGCGAATCGATCCGCTGCCTGACGGCCGTGCTCGAATGCAGCCAGGAAGAAGCGGTGGTGTTCGCCTGCTACGTTCTCGGCTCGATGGGACCACAGGCCCAGGCGGCGGCTCCGACGCTCGCCCGACTGCAGGACGACGACTCGACCGCAATCCGCGTCCACGCGTCGGAAGCCATGCTGAAGGTCAGCGGCGACGCAACTCTCGCCGTGCAGGTGCTCAAGGCCTCGCTGGCCTCGCACCGGCCGGACGAACGTTGCCTGGCTGCCGTGGCGCTGGGCTCGGCGAAGGGGGCCGAGCGTCAATCGGCCGTCTCGAGCCTGATCGCCGCCCTGTACGACGCGGACGCCAGCGTCCGCTGCTCGGCGGCCCTCGCCCTCGGCGGCTTCGGGCCGGAAGCCCAAGCGGCCACGTCGGCCCTCGAAGTCGCTGCCTCGGCGACGGACCTGGAGACACGCGAAGCAGCGACCACAGCGCTGGCCTGCATTCGCAAATAG
- a CDS encoding PspC domain-containing protein, giving the protein MTLAEELERLADLHARGLLTADEFQQAKQAVLNRTAASPTVKIQRSLQYLRRSTRDPVLGGVCAGLAESTSLPAWLWRTLFVMLAISAGVGIVLYLVLWALIPPDTIPEP; this is encoded by the coding sequence GTGACACTCGCCGAGGAACTCGAACGGCTCGCCGATCTCCACGCGCGTGGCCTGTTGACGGCCGACGAGTTCCAGCAGGCGAAGCAGGCAGTGCTGAACCGCACGGCCGCATCGCCAACGGTGAAGATCCAAAGGTCGCTGCAGTACCTTCGTCGCTCGACGCGCGACCCGGTTCTTGGTGGGGTCTGTGCGGGCCTTGCGGAGTCGACCTCGCTTCCCGCCTGGCTGTGGCGGACCCTGTTCGTGATGCTCGCGATCAGCGCCGGCGTGGGGATTGTGCTGTACCTGGTTCTGTGGGCGCTGATTCCCCCGGACACGATTCCGGAGCCGTAA
- a CDS encoding DHH family phosphoesterase has protein sequence MIDWRPLIAIVHDAHRFVITSHVRPDADAIGSEMGLAGALRALGKDVRIINPSATPNHLSFLDPHASIFKLGEGITVEEACQTDVHIIVDTSAWQQIDTVGKVIEKTAATKVVIDHHISSDNLGAVEFKDTSAAAAGVLVLEFIEALGLVPNIDQATQIFTAIATDTGWFRFPSVDVRTMDCVKRLVGFGVQPAVVYRELYERSTLSRLKLHGRVLSRVAVDFEGKLAHTFVLQKDFEELNAHPSDTEDLVNDCLTINGAQCAIILVEQKSGQVKCSFRSRTGLDVARVAETFGGGGHRQASGAMLPGPFATAQARVLKAIEEALTAE, from the coding sequence ATGATCGACTGGCGCCCCCTGATTGCCATTGTGCACGACGCCCACCGTTTCGTGATCACCAGCCACGTCCGCCCTGACGCCGACGCCATCGGCTCGGAGATGGGCCTCGCCGGCGCCCTGCGGGCGCTCGGGAAGGACGTGCGGATCATTAATCCCTCCGCCACTCCGAACCACCTCTCCTTCCTCGACCCGCATGCCTCGATCTTCAAGCTCGGGGAAGGCATCACTGTCGAGGAAGCGTGCCAGACCGATGTGCACATCATCGTCGACACCAGCGCGTGGCAGCAGATCGACACTGTCGGCAAGGTGATCGAAAAAACGGCTGCAACGAAGGTCGTCATCGACCATCACATCAGTTCGGACAATCTGGGAGCGGTCGAATTCAAAGACACGTCGGCCGCGGCCGCGGGCGTGCTCGTACTCGAATTCATCGAAGCCCTGGGTCTCGTTCCAAACATCGACCAGGCGACGCAGATCTTCACGGCGATCGCGACCGATACCGGCTGGTTCCGGTTTCCCAGCGTCGATGTCCGAACGATGGATTGCGTGAAGCGACTCGTCGGCTTCGGAGTGCAGCCCGCCGTCGTCTATCGCGAGCTGTACGAGCGCTCCACGCTGTCCCGGCTGAAGCTGCATGGCCGCGTGCTCAGCCGCGTGGCGGTCGACTTCGAGGGGAAGCTGGCCCACACCTTTGTCCTCCAGAAGGACTTCGAGGAGTTGAACGCACATCCTTCGGACACCGAGGATCTCGTCAACGACTGCCTGACGATCAACGGCGCGCAGTGCGCGATCATTCTCGTCGAGCAGAAGTCGGGGCAGGTGAAGTGCAGCTTCCGCAGCCGGACCGGGCTGGACGTCGCCCGCGTGGCCGAGACCTTCGGCGGCGGCGGACATCGCCAGGCCTCGGGGGCCATGCTTCCGGGACCGTTCGCGACGGCCCAGGCGCGCGTTCTGAAGGCCATCGAAGAAGCTCTGACCGCGGAGTAG
- a CDS encoding bifunctional riboflavin kinase/FAD synthetase, whose translation MDLQSGFERPDAYRGGVVSIGNFDGVHRGHQVMARTVALRARELGVPSVIMTFDPHPTVLLAPDRTPPQLTTIHKRAELLDRCGIDCVIAYPTDRNLLQLEPEEFFQLIIRDELEARALIEGPNFHFGHRRAGTIDTLRTLCSQHNMRLQILDPVADDTGWMVSSTDIRKAIAEGRLPDAADLLGRPYSVSGVVGSGAQRGRHLGFPTANLENITVMLPPDGVYAGRVELADGPRLAATHIGPNVTFGELAKKVEVHLLDFAGDLYGKVLEVTFLERVRGTQKFDGVDALRRQMELDIARVREIAG comes from the coding sequence ATGGATCTGCAGTCTGGATTTGAACGGCCCGACGCGTACCGCGGCGGGGTCGTCTCGATCGGCAACTTCGACGGCGTTCACCGGGGTCACCAGGTGATGGCCCGCACAGTCGCCCTGCGCGCACGGGAACTGGGTGTTCCGAGCGTCATCATGACGTTCGATCCGCATCCGACCGTCCTGCTGGCTCCCGACCGCACGCCCCCGCAACTCACCACGATCCACAAACGGGCCGAACTGCTGGATCGCTGCGGCATCGACTGCGTCATCGCCTACCCGACCGATCGCAACCTGCTCCAGCTCGAGCCGGAAGAGTTCTTCCAGCTCATCATCCGCGACGAACTCGAGGCACGGGCGCTCATCGAAGGGCCGAACTTCCATTTCGGACACCGCCGCGCAGGCACCATCGACACGCTCCGCACGCTCTGCTCGCAACACAACATGCGGCTGCAGATTCTCGACCCGGTCGCGGACGACACGGGTTGGATGGTTTCCTCCACCGACATCCGGAAGGCGATTGCCGAAGGCCGACTGCCGGACGCGGCCGACCTGCTGGGCCGGCCTTATTCCGTCTCGGGAGTTGTCGGCAGCGGTGCGCAGCGCGGCCGACACCTCGGATTCCCCACGGCGAATCTTGAGAACATCACCGTCATGCTCCCGCCGGACGGCGTTTACGCCGGTCGCGTCGAACTGGCGGATGGACCGCGACTCGCGGCCACGCACATCGGACCGAACGTCACGTTCGGCGAACTGGCCAAGAAGGTCGAAGTCCACCTGCTCGATTTCGCGGGCGACCTGTACGGGAAGGTTCTGGAGGTCACCTTCCTCGAGCGGGTCCGTGGAACGCAGAAGTTTGACGGGGTCGACGCGCTCAGGCGGCAGATGGAACTGGACATCGCACGCGTCCGCGAAATCGCGGGTTAA
- a CDS encoding QcrA and Rieske domain-containing protein has product MSKPTSASPAAGAPAAQRRRFLAGLAAGVIGTIVAVVPTIPGIAFLLHPLLKKKKAGAAEGDGYVKITTVEAIPKDGSPRAFPVQMDIQDAWNKYPDRQVGSVFLSRNEDGQLKCFSCVCPHLGCTINYEEKAKLYLCPCHASSFKLDGERENQIPPRSMDPLEVRVNEKNEVEVKYQTFRAGTSERKVVS; this is encoded by the coding sequence ATGTCGAAACCGACTTCCGCGTCCCCGGCCGCTGGGGCGCCCGCTGCACAGCGTCGCCGTTTTCTCGCAGGCCTTGCCGCCGGTGTGATCGGAACGATTGTCGCCGTTGTGCCGACGATTCCCGGGATCGCGTTCCTGTTGCACCCGCTGCTGAAAAAGAAGAAAGCGGGGGCCGCGGAAGGGGACGGCTACGTGAAGATCACCACGGTCGAGGCCATCCCGAAAGACGGTTCGCCCCGCGCGTTTCCCGTGCAGATGGATATCCAGGACGCCTGGAACAAGTATCCCGATCGCCAGGTCGGCTCGGTCTTCCTCAGCCGGAATGAGGACGGGCAGCTGAAGTGCTTCAGTTGCGTCTGTCCGCATCTCGGATGCACGATCAACTACGAAGAAAAGGCCAAGCTCTACTTGTGCCCCTGCCACGCCAGCTCGTTCAAGCTGGATGGCGAACGGGAAAACCAGATTCCGCCGCGGTCCATGGACCCGCTGGAAGTCCGAGTTAATGAGAAGAACGAAGTGGAAGTGAAGTACCAGACCTTCCGCGCGGGAACGTCGGAACGCAAAGTCGTCAGCTGA
- a CDS encoding cytochrome b N-terminal domain-containing protein, protein MKLFLNWLDDRTGYRDLMHEALREHIPGGARWRYVWGSTLTFVFMVQVVTGFALWAGYSPSSGTAWESVYYIQHEMTLGSVLRGVHHFAAQAMVVLMAVHLMQVVIDGAYKAPREMNFWLGLVLMQIVLGLGLTGYLLPWDQKGYYATRVATEIMGSTPGIGPQIQQLAQGGPSYGHHTLTRFFALHAGILPALLVAFLALHIYVFRRHGITAKQPYRKPDSEFWPDQVLMDAVACLAILATLLLLAVWKGAELSAPANPASGFSAARPEWYYLFLFRFLKFGWVSHAGEVTGLGEAFGAVVLPGILMTIIALMPFIARVKGGHKFNVGFLVLVVLGSVGLTGVALYEDWIADTADGRSFRAAVAQAHKDGQRAVALSQAPAGIPPEGAISLLLNDPLTQGPRLFQTRCSDCHRWQGQDGLGNDVVQIDESALDAPAKPVAAKAPDLATFGSRAWIKGLLSNFAEHMKSTENATVMAEKARELPGGTMAEWSKENSAALNSEANKASFEAIVEFLYTQSGRSDALPQNDPKVLAGREIFQSGKLADGELTTACADCHTMILPGETEPLSASGEPILTGYGGKDWLKQMLLNPDAHYGESNAMPAFHGQLSDHELDMITRWIIGEYYLPPEEPTKESPTTE, encoded by the coding sequence ATGAAGTTATTCCTCAATTGGCTCGATGACCGCACCGGCTACCGCGACCTGATGCACGAGGCGCTGCGGGAGCACATCCCCGGCGGAGCCCGCTGGCGCTACGTCTGGGGCAGCACCCTCACCTTCGTGTTCATGGTCCAGGTCGTCACCGGCTTCGCGCTCTGGGCCGGGTACAGTCCCAGCTCGGGAACGGCCTGGGAAAGTGTGTACTACATCCAGCATGAGATGACCCTCGGGTCCGTGCTCCGCGGCGTCCACCATTTCGCTGCGCAGGCGATGGTCGTCCTCATGGCCGTCCACCTGATGCAGGTAGTCATCGACGGCGCATACAAGGCGCCGCGCGAAATGAACTTCTGGCTCGGCCTCGTGCTGATGCAGATCGTGCTGGGCCTGGGGCTGACGGGCTACCTGCTTCCCTGGGACCAGAAGGGCTACTACGCGACCCGCGTGGCGACGGAGATCATGGGATCGACGCCCGGGATCGGGCCGCAGATCCAGCAGCTGGCTCAGGGAGGCCCCTCCTATGGCCACCACACCCTGACGCGATTCTTCGCCCTGCATGCCGGAATCCTGCCGGCATTGCTGGTCGCGTTCCTGGCCCTGCACATCTACGTCTTCCGTCGGCATGGAATCACCGCGAAGCAGCCCTATCGCAAACCGGATTCGGAGTTCTGGCCTGACCAGGTGCTGATGGATGCGGTGGCCTGTCTCGCGATCCTGGCGACGCTCTTGCTCCTCGCCGTCTGGAAAGGGGCCGAACTGAGCGCCCCGGCCAACCCCGCCTCCGGATTCTCAGCGGCCCGGCCCGAATGGTACTACCTGTTTCTGTTCCGCTTCCTGAAATTCGGATGGGTCTCCCACGCCGGCGAAGTGACAGGGCTCGGCGAGGCGTTCGGCGCCGTCGTTCTTCCTGGGATCCTGATGACGATCATCGCGCTGATGCCGTTCATTGCGCGGGTGAAGGGAGGGCACAAGTTCAACGTCGGCTTCCTGGTGCTGGTGGTGCTGGGGTCGGTCGGACTGACCGGCGTCGCCCTTTATGAAGACTGGATTGCCGACACGGCTGACGGGCGGAGCTTCCGCGCGGCCGTGGCCCAGGCGCACAAGGATGGCCAGCGGGCTGTCGCTCTATCGCAGGCGCCGGCTGGGATTCCCCCGGAGGGAGCGATCAGCCTGTTGCTCAACGACCCACTGACCCAGGGGCCGCGGCTCTTTCAGACCCGCTGCTCCGACTGCCATCGCTGGCAGGGGCAGGACGGGCTCGGCAACGACGTGGTGCAGATCGATGAGTCGGCGCTCGATGCACCGGCCAAGCCGGTCGCGGCAAAGGCGCCGGACCTGGCCACGTTCGGCAGCCGGGCGTGGATCAAGGGACTGCTGTCAAACTTTGCGGAGCACATGAAGTCGACCGAGAACGCGACCGTGATGGCCGAGAAGGCCCGGGAGCTTCCAGGGGGCACGATGGCCGAATGGTCCAAGGAGAACAGCGCGGCCCTGAACAGTGAGGCCAACAAGGCGAGCTTCGAAGCGATCGTGGAATTCCTCTACACGCAGAGCGGCCGAAGCGATGCGTTGCCGCAGAATGACCCGAAAGTGCTTGCCGGCCGCGAGATCTTCCAGTCGGGCAAGCTCGCGGACGGCGAGTTGACGACCGCCTGCGCCGACTGCCACACCATGATCCTGCCGGGCGAAACGGAGCCGCTGTCCGCCAGTGGCGAGCCGATTCTCACGGGATACGGCGGCAAGGACTGGCTGAAACAGATGCTGCTGAACCCGGACGCTCATTATGGTGAGTCGAATGCCATGCCGGCGTTCCACGGACAACTCAGCGATCATGAACTCGACATGATTACGCGATGGATTATCGGCGAGTACTACCTGCCGCCTGAGGAGCCG